From Paenibacillus polymyxa, the proteins below share one genomic window:
- a CDS encoding SDR family NAD(P)-dependent oxidoreductase yields MSTLQDKVIVITGASSGIGALCAQLLSAKGAIPILTARSQERLKQVSAGISGRHELIPLDVTCQEQVEAVAARVLEEYGRVDILLNNAGYGKFEYFNETDLTEFEQMMDVNYMGVVRCIKAFLPQMTERNCGQIVNVASMAGKIGTAKSASYTATKHALLGFSNALRQELRGSGVTVTTINPGPIDTPFFELADPSGGYVRNVGWFMLKPDKVAQHIVRAMELGKEEVNLPQWVSPFLKLYQLAPRLIDRLGHGVMNKK; encoded by the coding sequence ATGAGTACATTGCAGGATAAGGTAATTGTGATTACAGGTGCATCCAGTGGGATTGGCGCCCTTTGCGCTCAGTTGTTGAGCGCAAAGGGCGCGATTCCTATTTTAACAGCGCGCTCGCAGGAACGACTGAAGCAAGTATCTGCGGGAATCAGCGGCAGGCACGAGCTGATCCCACTGGACGTAACTTGCCAGGAGCAGGTAGAGGCTGTGGCTGCACGAGTATTGGAAGAATACGGACGGGTTGATATATTGCTCAACAATGCGGGGTACGGTAAGTTTGAGTATTTTAATGAGACCGACCTGACAGAGTTCGAACAAATGATGGACGTGAACTATATGGGGGTTGTTCGCTGCATCAAGGCATTTCTGCCACAAATGACAGAGCGGAACTGTGGGCAGATTGTTAATGTAGCATCGATGGCTGGGAAAATCGGGACAGCCAAATCGGCTTCTTATACGGCCACGAAGCATGCGTTGCTCGGTTTCAGTAATGCGCTCCGGCAAGAACTGCGCGGAAGTGGAGTGACCGTAACGACGATTAACCCCGGGCCGATTGATACACCGTTTTTTGAGCTGGCAGATCCCTCCGGGGGTTATGTGCGGAATGTTGGCTGGTTTATGCTAAAACCTGATAAGGTGGCACAGCATATCGTAAGGGCGATGGAGCTTGGTAAGGAGGAGGTTAATCTGCCACAGTGGGTATCTCCTTTTCTCAAGCTGTATCAATTAGCTCCCAGACTGATCGACAGGCTGGGGCATGGTGTGATGAATAAGAAATAA
- a CDS encoding DEAD/DEAH box helicase produces MTSNFEALGVEQDLLDKLTEHEITQPSPVQAEAIPEIMKGQHVLARSQTGTGKTLAYLLPLLQAIDPQKKATQKLILAPSQELAMQIVREGQRYGEHRGIRVLGLIGGAAIKRQIEKLKDHPQLVVGTPGRVRELIASKKLKMHNITTIVIDEVDQMFQLGGAGDVTNILGSAQRDRQLVFLSATLNNEIQSLAQREMPDYVEIGIDPDQKTASGLEHYYFVSEERDKVDMLRRLVRHFNPRKALVFVNTTNAIGEIEAKLKHMGLTTASLYGDADKVTRSNVLARFREDKLKVLVASDVAARGLDIEGLEMVIHFDPATDSQAYVHRAGRTGRMGRKGLVVSVVTDRETFIMRKFSRELGIDIAERVLYGGRVVVPRPADAKRVPVRPSETRSNSNGTVTENRKTPVRTEAGRPGRNSVSGSAPGKSKGAALSKAGKAQRERDRKNKGAPRWLKEKGSKPNE; encoded by the coding sequence ATGACATCGAATTTTGAAGCGCTCGGCGTTGAACAAGATCTGCTGGACAAACTGACCGAGCATGAAATTACACAGCCTTCGCCAGTTCAGGCAGAGGCTATACCGGAAATAATGAAGGGACAGCATGTATTGGCACGCTCGCAAACCGGCACAGGCAAAACACTGGCTTATTTGCTACCGCTGCTACAAGCCATTGACCCACAGAAAAAGGCTACGCAAAAGCTCATACTGGCTCCAAGCCAGGAATTGGCCATGCAAATTGTACGTGAGGGTCAGCGCTACGGAGAGCATCGTGGAATCCGTGTACTGGGTCTGATTGGTGGGGCAGCCATCAAGCGCCAAATCGAAAAGCTAAAGGATCACCCACAGCTTGTGGTAGGCACACCAGGCCGTGTACGGGAACTCATCGCTTCGAAAAAGCTGAAGATGCACAATATTACAACAATTGTCATCGATGAGGTGGATCAGATGTTCCAGCTCGGCGGAGCAGGCGATGTGACCAATATACTGGGCTCTGCCCAACGTGACCGTCAATTGGTATTCCTGTCCGCAACGCTGAATAATGAAATTCAGTCGCTGGCACAACGGGAGATGCCTGATTACGTAGAAATTGGGATTGATCCTGACCAGAAGACGGCCAGTGGACTGGAACATTACTACTTTGTATCCGAAGAACGGGATAAGGTGGATATGCTGCGCCGTCTGGTACGGCACTTTAATCCGAGAAAAGCGCTGGTGTTCGTGAATACAACCAATGCTATTGGGGAAATTGAAGCCAAGCTCAAGCATATGGGTCTAACTACGGCATCCTTGTATGGAGATGCAGATAAAGTCACGCGCAGCAACGTGTTGGCCCGATTCCGCGAGGACAAGCTCAAAGTGCTGGTCGCTTCCGATGTGGCAGCCCGTGGTCTGGATATTGAGGGCCTTGAAATGGTCATTCATTTTGACCCGGCTACGGATAGTCAAGCTTATGTTCACCGCGCAGGACGGACAGGACGTATGGGACGCAAAGGATTAGTAGTGTCGGTTGTGACTGACCGCGAAACGTTCATCATGCGTAAGTTTTCTCGTGAACTGGGAATCGATATTGCAGAGCGTGTGTTGTACGGAGGTCGAGTTGTGGTGCCGCGCCCGGCGGATGCCAAACGTGTCCCTGTAAGGCCATCTGAAACTAGATCCAATTCCAATGGAACAGTGACGGAAAATCGCAAGACACCTGTTCGGACTGAAGCAGGACGTCCAGGCAGGAATTCCGTGAGCGGTTCAGCTCCAGGCAAGAGCAAAGGAGCAGCCTTATCCAAAGCAGGAAAGGCACAGCGCGAGCGTGATCGTAAAAACAAGGGTGCGCCAAGATGGCTGAAGGAAAAAGGATCAAAACCGAACGAGTAA
- a CDS encoding ABC transporter ATP-binding protein, which translates to MEQQPVLQINGLTGGYSAKRPVLHQISLDVKPGEMVGLIGLNGAGKSTTMKHILGLMTPQAGEIRVQGHKQDENPEVYQGAIAFVPEAPELYPEMTVMEHMEFTARAYGVSEADFRTRSDQMLDLFRMRDKSGSMSMHLSKGMRQKVMIMCAFLAGPPLYVIDEPFLGLDPLGIRSLLDFMLEMKRSGSSILLSSHILSTIENYCDRFIVLHQGAIIAQGTLDEVTAQAGKPGMPLEDAFYELVQGRE; encoded by the coding sequence ATGGAACAACAGCCTGTGTTGCAAATTAACGGACTGACTGGTGGATACAGCGCCAAACGCCCGGTGCTGCATCAGATTTCGCTCGATGTGAAACCGGGCGAAATGGTGGGACTGATCGGTCTGAACGGGGCCGGGAAAAGTACGACCATGAAGCATATTTTGGGTCTGATGACACCGCAGGCCGGAGAGATTCGCGTACAGGGGCATAAGCAGGATGAGAATCCCGAGGTATATCAGGGAGCTATTGCTTTTGTACCTGAAGCTCCAGAGCTGTATCCTGAAATGACAGTGATGGAGCATATGGAGTTCACGGCTAGAGCGTACGGAGTCAGCGAAGCAGATTTCCGCACGCGCAGTGATCAAATGCTGGATTTGTTCCGTATGCGGGATAAAAGCGGAAGTATGTCGATGCATCTCTCCAAAGGGATGCGCCAAAAAGTGATGATTATGTGCGCATTTTTAGCGGGACCGCCGTTGTATGTCATAGATGAGCCTTTTTTGGGTTTGGACCCGCTCGGCATTCGTTCTCTGCTTGACTTTATGTTGGAGATGAAGCGTTCGGGCTCGTCTATTTTGCTCAGTTCTCATATTTTGTCCACGATTGAAAATTATTGCGATCGTTTCATTGTGCTTCATCAGGGTGCCATCATTGCTCAGGGTACGCTGGATGAAGTGACAGCACAGGCGGGTAAGCCGGGCATGCCGCTGGAAGATGCATTTTATGAGCTGGTACAGGGCAGGGAATGA
- a CDS encoding ABC transporter permease: MDLQRLHKERRLAFWGQVLPYLGYVIQSGLAVVFGFALIAFAAWYTSLLMHIPPDLPIRWIMLIVAIPIAHASFRTYLNAADIVFLRPQEYAMPQYFKASRIRGVVYKIFGLLLLSMILWPLYIRSDAAPKPLLLTLLLFVLLKVLFSYGGWQELRMVSVGGSIGYRLLRWVLAVLMVAAWLWQPPLHSLPFIVLVGVVYVLVLRLPVKLLVAWEKLIRTEAMQAARVMRTLGWFVDVPALTQRVTPRRWLSWLGGNIPWNRKGAYRYLLFKTFLRTEPAGIVIRLGILGLLIIYITHASWIGIAVYLFFIFLIGVQITSLRQYHRDSLWLQLYPIPAHSRRASFLDFVVRLTLPAAVVLWLPFLAKGTEDLLSTLLTLVGGVLVVFLLRGTQAKKWRLDGQDEEEV, translated from the coding sequence ATGGATTTGCAACGTTTGCATAAAGAAAGACGTCTAGCGTTCTGGGGACAGGTGCTGCCTTATCTGGGCTATGTCATTCAGAGCGGCCTTGCAGTGGTCTTCGGCTTTGCGCTGATTGCCTTTGCCGCATGGTACACGTCACTACTCATGCATATTCCGCCGGATTTGCCCATCCGCTGGATCATGCTTATTGTAGCTATTCCAATTGCGCATGCGAGCTTTCGAACGTATTTGAATGCGGCAGATATAGTCTTCCTTCGTCCCCAGGAGTACGCGATGCCACAATATTTTAAGGCCAGCCGGATTCGAGGCGTAGTGTACAAAATATTCGGTCTGCTGCTGCTGTCCATGATTTTGTGGCCGTTGTATATCCGCAGTGATGCTGCACCTAAGCCGCTGCTACTGACTCTGCTGCTGTTCGTGCTACTGAAGGTGCTATTTAGCTACGGCGGCTGGCAGGAGCTTCGTATGGTATCGGTTGGCGGGAGCATAGGCTATCGTCTACTGCGGTGGGTGCTGGCTGTGCTGATGGTAGCCGCATGGCTATGGCAGCCCCCGCTACACAGCTTGCCGTTTATCGTATTGGTTGGCGTGGTGTACGTGCTTGTTCTGCGTTTGCCGGTCAAGCTGCTAGTGGCTTGGGAAAAACTGATCCGCACAGAGGCTATGCAGGCTGCCCGCGTGATGCGTACGTTGGGCTGGTTTGTCGATGTGCCTGCCCTTACACAGAGAGTGACGCCGCGCCGCTGGCTCTCCTGGCTGGGTGGCAACATACCTTGGAACAGAAAGGGAGCGTATCGTTACCTGCTGTTTAAGACGTTCTTGCGTACAGAACCAGCAGGCATTGTCATTCGGTTAGGTATTCTGGGTCTGTTAATTATATATATCACCCATGCTAGCTGGATTGGTATTGCCGTATATTTATTTTTTATATTCCTCATAGGTGTTCAGATTACTTCATTAAGACAGTATCACAGGGATTCGTTGTGGCTTCAGTTATATCCGATTCCTGCGCATAGTCGCCGTGCGTCTTTTCTTGACTTTGTTGTTCGGTTGACGTTGCCGGCTGCGGTGGTGCTGTGGCTTCCTTTTCTGGCAAAAGGAACGGAGGATTTACTGTCTACATTGCTCACGTTGGTTGGGGGAGTCCTTGTTGTGTTCCTGCTCCGTGGTACTCAAGCCAAAAAATGGCGTTTGGACGGACAGGATGAGGAAGAAGTGTGA
- a CDS encoding ATP-binding protein has protein sequence MLVDKLLVNIFLVFVPLLVYSALSDHRHRKHTPLLMGGVLGVSSVLCLMFSYIWYGLYWDLRYVPLILSVLYFGPTAGLMNVTLMVMARMYVGPESMVVGLPSMMLCYLGPLLVRNKFMQLKSMLLRVGMNMVMSIWITGVMLIFLLIHSWINGRLDEDEIELIRSILWFGVIQFLSIGASSLWMEFSLEREEMRRKIKYAERLNTLGELAASMAHEVRNPLTVVKGFLQMVQSGLEGKNRRYVALALAEVDRAERIISDYLNLSRPQIGNTERMDLSGMVEQIVLLLKPMATKQGVRLYTELRNEIYVHTDRNQLLQALIHVTKNAIEAAEDGGRVYIKLAIQEEQACLSIRDTGKGMSQEHLERVGTLFFSTKEVGTGLGTVVSFRIIEAMNGSIRYESEPGVGTEVVILLPLAQESLLAAEG, from the coding sequence ATGCTGGTAGATAAGCTGCTCGTGAACATATTTCTTGTGTTTGTACCGTTACTCGTATATAGTGCTTTGTCAGATCATCGGCATAGGAAGCATACCCCGCTGCTTATGGGAGGAGTGCTGGGTGTTTCTTCTGTGCTTTGCCTTATGTTTTCGTACATTTGGTACGGATTATATTGGGATCTTCGCTATGTTCCTTTGATCCTTTCTGTTTTATATTTTGGTCCTACGGCAGGCCTAATGAATGTGACGCTAATGGTAATGGCTCGCATGTATGTAGGCCCTGAGTCTATGGTGGTGGGGCTTCCGAGCATGATGTTGTGTTATTTGGGACCTCTCTTGGTAAGAAACAAATTTATGCAGCTCAAAAGCATGTTGCTTCGAGTGGGCATGAATATGGTAATGAGTATATGGATTACTGGGGTCATGCTGATTTTTCTTTTAATACATTCTTGGATCAATGGCAGACTGGATGAGGATGAGATTGAGCTGATCCGTTCAATACTCTGGTTCGGTGTGATTCAATTTCTAAGTATTGGAGCCTCTTCTTTATGGATGGAGTTTAGTTTGGAGCGGGAAGAAATGAGAAGAAAAATTAAATATGCCGAGCGTCTGAATACGTTGGGTGAACTGGCAGCCTCTATGGCTCATGAAGTACGGAATCCTTTAACCGTTGTAAAAGGGTTCCTGCAAATGGTTCAGTCAGGATTAGAAGGAAAAAATCGCAGATATGTTGCTTTGGCACTGGCAGAGGTGGATCGGGCTGAAAGAATTATTAGCGATTATCTGAATTTATCCAGACCGCAGATTGGGAACACAGAACGGATGGATCTGTCTGGCATGGTTGAACAGATCGTTTTGCTTCTGAAACCAATGGCGACCAAGCAAGGCGTAAGGCTGTATACAGAGCTAAGGAATGAAATTTATGTACATACAGATCGTAACCAGCTGCTACAGGCGTTAATACATGTGACGAAAAATGCGATTGAAGCTGCGGAAGATGGAGGCAGGGTATACATAAAGCTGGCGATACAGGAAGAGCAGGCATGTCTGAGTATCAGGGATACTGGAAAAGGCATGAGCCAGGAGCATCTCGAACGAGTGGGTACTTTGTTTTTTTCAACCAAAGAGGTAGGAACAGGACTGGGAACGGTCGTTTCCTTTCGAATTATTGAAGCCATGAACGGGAGTATACGCTATGAAAGTGAGCCCGGAGTGGGAACGGAGGTCGTCATCCTGCTGCCACTGGCACAGGAATCTCTGCTAGCTGCGGAAGGATAA
- a CDS encoding aminotransferase class I/II-fold pyridoxal phosphate-dependent enzyme, whose product MNPLAAQLNQNIQTGNEHVYQMLSLLGKEIYFPKEGILSQSAEAGKLAKKYNATIGIATEGNGPMHLEVIQEKLSAYSPKDLYPYAPPAGKPELRSVWRDKMLKENPSLAGKGYGLPVVTNALTHGLSIVADLFTDEGDAVIYPDKNWENYELTFGIRRHGRLVNFPLFTEDHRFNSEGLREALLAQKEYGKAIVVLNFPNNPTGYTPGLEEGKAIVAAIQEAAEAGINVVVVTDDAYFGLFFEDSLHESLFGQLAGLHPRILPVKIDGATKEEFVWGFRVGFITFASEHQDVLSALEQKTLGIIRATISSGPHPSQTFVLDALKSPEFEQQKNEKFQIMKGRANKVKALLDSGKYGDVWSYYPFNSGYFMCLKLNGLSAERLRTHLLEQYGVGTIALGEYDLRIAFSCIEEEYLEDLYDIVYRGAQDLLNA is encoded by the coding sequence ATGAATCCACTGGCAGCGCAGTTAAATCAAAACATTCAGACAGGCAACGAGCATGTATATCAAATGCTTTCTCTTTTAGGTAAAGAGATTTATTTTCCAAAAGAAGGGATTTTGAGTCAATCCGCCGAGGCAGGGAAACTTGCCAAAAAGTATAATGCTACGATCGGGATTGCTACTGAAGGCAATGGTCCTATGCATTTGGAGGTTATTCAGGAGAAGCTGTCCGCTTACAGTCCCAAGGATTTGTATCCTTACGCTCCCCCTGCGGGCAAGCCTGAACTTCGTAGCGTATGGCGTGACAAAATGCTGAAAGAAAATCCTTCGCTGGCTGGAAAAGGCTACGGCCTTCCTGTAGTTACCAACGCGCTGACCCACGGTTTGAGCATCGTTGCCGACCTGTTTACGGATGAAGGAGATGCTGTCATTTATCCAGATAAAAACTGGGAGAACTATGAACTGACTTTCGGTATTCGCCGTCATGGACGTTTGGTGAATTTCCCGTTGTTCACAGAGGATCACCGTTTTAATAGTGAGGGACTACGCGAGGCGCTACTGGCGCAGAAAGAATACGGCAAAGCGATCGTTGTACTGAACTTCCCGAACAACCCGACAGGCTATACACCGGGCCTTGAAGAAGGTAAAGCAATTGTCGCTGCCATTCAGGAAGCGGCGGAAGCAGGCATCAATGTCGTAGTTGTGACAGATGACGCTTATTTTGGCCTGTTCTTCGAGGACTCTCTGCATGAATCACTATTCGGTCAGCTAGCCGGGCTTCATCCGAGAATTTTACCAGTCAAAATTGACGGAGCTACCAAAGAAGAATTCGTTTGGGGCTTCCGTGTCGGATTTATTACCTTTGCTTCGGAGCATCAGGATGTACTGAGCGCACTGGAACAAAAAACACTAGGGATTATCCGGGCAACGATTTCGAGCGGTCCTCACCCATCTCAAACCTTCGTACTGGATGCTCTCAAATCACCAGAATTTGAACAACAGAAGAATGAAAAGTTCCAAATTATGAAGGGGCGAGCTAATAAAGTCAAAGCGTTGCTCGATAGCGGAAAATACGGGGATGTATGGAGCTACTATCCTTTCAATTCAGGCTATTTTATGTGTCTCAAGCTGAACGGCTTGTCTGCTGAACGACTGCGCACACATTTGCTGGAACAATATGGGGTAGGCACGATTGCATTGGGTGAATACGATCTTCGTATCGCATTCTCATGTATCGAAGAGGAGTATCTGGAAGACCTATATGACATTGTGTATCGTGGTGCACAAGATTTGTTGAACGCCTAA
- a CDS encoding helix-turn-helix domain-containing protein: MLDTSASSFILLPAFAKIVCEPGWKWQVREKPMPNYDLFYVWSGEGTVVLNGEAYPVSKGSCFLFKPGDDTRATHNPQKPLILTYIHFDLTEQPKQIPASYRMLEETFEVEHMLARYVRLRLERAYGADEEGKLILKQLMIHLLRADRKEPQEQQASNQLTEVIRETANYVRQHPGLPHRVEDLAARAGLSPRYFSIKFKELLGVSVQSHIISMRIERAQHLLLHAGMNVTEVAEALGYRDIFFFSRQFKQYTGKSPSEIR; the protein is encoded by the coding sequence TTGCTGGATACATCTGCGTCATCGTTTATCCTGCTGCCGGCCTTTGCCAAAATTGTGTGCGAGCCGGGCTGGAAATGGCAGGTACGCGAGAAGCCGATGCCAAACTATGATTTATTTTATGTATGGAGTGGAGAAGGAACGGTTGTATTAAATGGGGAAGCCTATCCGGTGAGCAAGGGCAGTTGTTTTTTGTTCAAGCCGGGAGACGATACCCGTGCCACACATAATCCGCAAAAGCCGCTCATACTTACTTATATTCATTTTGATCTCACCGAACAACCCAAGCAAATTCCAGCCAGCTACCGCATGCTGGAAGAAACGTTCGAGGTGGAGCATATGCTTGCCAGATATGTCCGTCTGCGTCTGGAGCGTGCCTATGGGGCTGATGAGGAGGGCAAGCTGATCCTGAAGCAACTGATGATTCATCTGCTGCGTGCAGATCGGAAGGAACCGCAGGAGCAACAGGCCAGTAACCAGCTCACCGAGGTCATTCGAGAAACGGCCAACTACGTGCGCCAGCATCCGGGACTTCCTCATCGAGTCGAAGATTTGGCAGCACGTGCAGGGCTGTCACCGCGTTATTTTTCGATAAAATTCAAGGAGCTGCTAGGTGTTTCCGTGCAATCCCATATAATCAGCATGCGGATTGAGCGCGCGCAGCACCTACTGCTACATGCCGGAATGAATGTAACTGAGGTGGCGGAGGCTTTGGGGTACCGCGACATCTTTTTTTTCAGCCGTCAATTCAAGCAGTATACAGGAAAAAGTCCGTCTGAGATTCGATAA
- the asd gene encoding archaetidylserine decarboxylase (Phosphatidylserine decarboxylase is synthesized as a single chain precursor. Generation of the pyruvoyl active site from a Ser is coupled to cleavage of a Gly-Ser bond between the larger (beta) and smaller (alpha chains). It is an integral membrane protein.), with product MAKQWLRLMTELSSRKWVCRIVGSFAQSGASRLFIPTFIRTYQIQTHEAEQDWKEYRSLNAYFTRTLKAGMRPIDTNAEVMTSPVDARITFTGPITSGTLLNVKGQDYTLEELLNRSPRLEKYTHGYAFVLYLSPAEYHRIHAPVSGTLVEKEHLRGKVYPVNDFGLQHMRGVLSRNERQITYMAHEYGEVAVVKVGAMNVSSIKYTDEQATSWTKGDDLAYFEFGSTVVLLTENGTFEPDPALKLGDVVKMGQRLGSFRHDPKA from the coding sequence ATGGCAAAACAGTGGCTGCGGCTTATGACGGAGCTATCATCGCGCAAGTGGGTGTGCCGGATTGTGGGCTCCTTCGCGCAAAGCGGTGCAAGCCGACTTTTTATCCCCACCTTTATACGTACGTACCAGATCCAGACGCATGAGGCGGAACAGGATTGGAAAGAATACCGCTCCCTGAACGCCTATTTTACACGCACATTAAAAGCGGGCATGCGCCCGATTGATACGAACGCCGAGGTGATGACCAGTCCGGTGGATGCACGGATTACGTTTACCGGCCCAATTACGTCTGGTACTCTTTTGAATGTCAAGGGGCAAGACTATACGCTGGAAGAGCTTCTTAACCGCTCTCCGCGTCTTGAGAAGTACACACACGGCTATGCTTTTGTGCTCTATCTCAGCCCGGCAGAATACCATCGCATTCATGCACCGGTATCCGGTACACTGGTAGAAAAGGAACATCTGCGTGGCAAAGTATACCCAGTGAATGACTTTGGCTTGCAGCATATGAGAGGAGTTCTTAGCCGCAATGAGCGACAAATTACGTACATGGCCCACGAATATGGTGAGGTGGCGGTCGTCAAGGTTGGCGCAATGAATGTGAGCAGCATCAAATATACGGATGAACAAGCGACTTCCTGGACAAAAGGTGACGATCTCGCCTATTTCGAATTTGGCTCAACCGTAGTTTTGCTGACTGAAAACGGCACATTTGAGCCAGACCCCGCATTGAAGCTTGGGGACGTGGTGAAAATGGGACAACGTCTTGGTAGCTTTCGACACGATCCTAAAGCATAA
- a CDS encoding YheC/YheD family protein, producing MLHVGVMLNPATYRGIPVMKTRYESIANYEEAGLSHELIPCFLRLEDIHISSGTCRAFVKNGNEYRQMTLPLPPVIHNRTLYRQNENARDINRLVHKGFYIFNEQNRFGKDHIHAILQEDPLLHSHLPKTLQGNLSSIRTLMEQTGDVVIKPSSGSVGRGIMRLRHSSGSWTLQCAHPTIPGRWSTLRLNVGELPLFLHKRLMRVPHIIQETIPLALCDNRPFDIRVTVQRGYGGIWGVTGMFAKIAPSHTFVSNVAQGGTARSLPEVLSRTETVQNSNIARLMNELERLSLQIVHRLAQHLPRLADVGLDLGITHEGKIIFIECNGRDQRYGFSQAGMSNVWKETYAQPMAYARWLLERMSSSGIERSPGRPLY from the coding sequence ATGTTGCATGTCGGCGTCATGCTCAACCCGGCAACTTATCGGGGCATTCCCGTCATGAAGACGCGATATGAATCCATCGCCAATTACGAAGAGGCCGGATTAAGCCACGAGCTAATCCCCTGCTTTCTTCGTCTGGAAGATATTCATATATCGTCCGGAACATGCCGGGCTTTTGTTAAAAACGGTAACGAGTATCGGCAGATGACTCTTCCGTTGCCGCCAGTCATCCACAATCGGACTCTCTATCGGCAAAATGAAAATGCCCGCGATATCAACAGGCTGGTACACAAGGGATTCTATATTTTTAATGAACAAAACCGTTTCGGCAAAGACCATATACATGCAATTCTACAGGAAGACCCTCTGCTACATTCCCACCTGCCCAAAACATTGCAAGGCAACCTGTCTTCCATCCGTACCTTGATGGAGCAAACCGGGGATGTTGTAATTAAACCCAGTAGCGGCAGCGTGGGTAGAGGAATTATGCGGCTGAGGCATTCCAGCGGAAGCTGGACATTGCAATGTGCTCATCCAACGATACCTGGGCGTTGGTCCACACTACGGTTGAATGTCGGAGAACTCCCTTTATTTCTGCATAAGCGACTGATGCGTGTACCTCATATCATTCAGGAAACCATTCCGCTTGCTTTATGCGATAATCGTCCATTTGATATCCGTGTGACCGTTCAGCGCGGATATGGCGGAATCTGGGGCGTGACAGGCATGTTTGCCAAAATTGCTCCATCCCACACTTTCGTCTCGAATGTAGCCCAGGGCGGTACGGCCCGTTCCCTACCAGAGGTGTTATCACGAACAGAGACAGTTCAAAACTCAAACATAGCCCGGCTGATGAATGAGCTAGAGAGACTCTCATTGCAAATCGTCCACCGATTGGCACAACACCTACCCCGTCTCGCCGATGTCGGACTGGATCTGGGAATTACCCATGAAGGCAAGATTATTTTTATCGAATGCAACGGTCGTGATCAGCGCTATGGCTTTAGCCAGGCAGGCATGAGTAATGTCTGGAAAGAAACATATGCTCAGCCGATGGCTTACGCTCGTTGGCTTCTCGAACGAATGTCTTCGTCAGGCATCGAACGTTCACCTGGCCGTCCCCTGTATTGA